A single window of Streptomyces cathayae DNA harbors:
- a CDS encoding helix-turn-helix transcriptional regulator: MNSAQTGGSMLIAVTGTPGMGRSAFLDAVAVHAEQHDFVVRRARGSRLEQGLPLGRPGPARPETAGRPVVLLVDDLQRAGEPALTRLTALLADPGPDPLLMTVAVCEGEFATETPGVQEILSAADQVIRMGPLGTEGIRALLGEHGIVLADDQAHAWSHATGGNPTLIISLLQRLERLERLERLERAGRGASARLLDTARAQPAPWSLRSRVAAALTGHPESVGRLAACAALLGGEAETHILARLADLDPAEGDAAARALIGLGWAADRWTPPVLWDCVREAAEEGISLAERDRLHRRAAELLHDSGAPAERLVPHFMEVGPGDWPEAARVMRETAHEVWRGGDDALAIRCLRRALREFPSDSAQRGDLLAALADVEQNADTSAMLRHVGQALPLLEAVPERAAVVARVPLTLFLSAPHAASEMLEQAGAGRTEPMVPTADPVTRAAPKAPEPSAMTVMSAMSATSAMSERPETSEAAELGLRLEARVRLSRLGDPAARAAAVQRLRTLAPGPVPGPGTAARRELMTVLVFAGVLGGRLPATEVADRTRWLLEHEPASAASEYGASALTIACAAVAEASEPARCWLDTALETARQRDDRRLRTAVLSRRALTAVHAGRPADARADAREACATVPGPARDPAGDSLGDHDWLTVLSLTSVAVETGDTWLAERLRDRLAQGQGAGQPVCGLALRVLQIPLTAERELPALAADLQDAARRAEAAGWGNRTLFPVDVWCAPLLLRLGDPEGALRLLARACDRARHFGAPAALGRTLRMWGTVVRGRYALSLLAESVAVLRESSNHLELGRSLTAYGNRMRDAGRPGSDEILAEADRIAEATGGAVLRRWIAPQPPSPHSAPPCGGVPVAGGVLSETEWRVASLVALGHTNQDTAEALGVTRRAVEKSLTRLYHRLDVDGRAGLVPAVRRMAGKAVFGSGVLAERL, from the coding sequence ATGAACAGTGCGCAAACCGGCGGCAGCATGCTCATTGCGGTCACCGGAACTCCGGGCATGGGGCGTTCCGCCTTCCTCGACGCGGTCGCGGTCCACGCGGAACAGCACGACTTCGTCGTACGGCGAGCGCGGGGCAGCCGACTGGAACAGGGCCTGCCCCTCGGCCGCCCCGGTCCGGCCCGTCCGGAAACCGCCGGCCGTCCGGTCGTGCTGCTCGTCGACGACCTGCAGCGGGCGGGGGAGCCGGCCCTGACCCGGCTGACCGCGTTGCTCGCCGACCCGGGGCCGGACCCGCTGCTCATGACGGTCGCCGTGTGCGAGGGGGAGTTCGCCACCGAGACGCCGGGTGTGCAGGAGATCCTGTCGGCCGCCGACCAGGTGATCCGGATGGGACCGCTCGGCACGGAGGGGATACGCGCCCTGCTCGGGGAACACGGCATCGTGCTCGCCGACGACCAGGCCCACGCCTGGAGCCACGCCACCGGCGGCAACCCGACGCTGATCATCTCCCTGTTGCAGCGGCTGGAGCGGCTGGAGCGGCTGGAGCGGCTGGAGCGTGCGGGGCGCGGTGCCTCCGCACGCCTGCTCGACACCGCCCGTGCCCAGCCCGCGCCCTGGAGCCTGCGGTCCCGTGTCGCCGCGGCCCTGACCGGTCACCCGGAGTCCGTCGGTCGGCTCGCCGCCTGCGCGGCGCTCCTCGGCGGGGAGGCCGAGACGCACATCCTCGCCCGGCTGGCGGATCTGGACCCGGCCGAAGGTGACGCGGCGGCCAGAGCGCTGATCGGACTCGGCTGGGCCGCCGACCGCTGGACACCGCCCGTCCTGTGGGACTGCGTACGGGAAGCCGCCGAGGAGGGGATCTCGCTCGCCGAACGCGACCGGCTGCACCGCCGGGCTGCCGAACTGCTCCATGACTCGGGTGCACCGGCCGAGCGGCTCGTCCCCCATTTCATGGAGGTCGGCCCCGGCGACTGGCCCGAGGCCGCACGGGTGATGCGGGAGACCGCCCACGAAGTGTGGCGCGGTGGCGACGACGCGCTCGCGATCCGCTGTCTGCGCCGGGCCCTGCGGGAGTTCCCGTCCGACAGTGCCCAGCGCGGCGACCTGCTGGCCGCCCTCGCCGACGTGGAACAGAACGCCGACACCTCCGCGATGCTGCGCCACGTCGGCCAGGCGCTTCCCCTGCTGGAGGCGGTCCCCGAACGCGCCGCGGTCGTGGCCCGGGTGCCGCTCACGCTGTTCCTCTCCGCCCCGCACGCGGCGTCGGAGATGCTGGAACAGGCCGGGGCGGGGCGCACCGAGCCGATGGTGCCGACGGCCGACCCGGTGACCCGGGCCGCCCCGAAAGCGCCGGAGCCCTCAGCGATGACAGTTATGTCAGCGATGTCAGCGACATCCGCGATGTCGGAGAGGCCGGAGACGTCGGAGGCGGCGGAGCTCGGGCTGCGGCTGGAAGCCCGCGTGCGGCTGTCGCGGCTGGGCGACCCGGCGGCCCGGGCCGCCGCCGTCCAGCGGCTGCGAACCCTCGCCCCCGGGCCGGTTCCCGGTCCCGGTACCGCGGCCCGGCGGGAACTCATGACGGTCCTCGTCTTTGCGGGCGTCCTCGGCGGCCGGCTGCCCGCCACCGAGGTCGCCGACCGCACGCGGTGGCTGCTGGAGCACGAACCGGCGTCGGCCGCCTCGGAGTACGGCGCGTCCGCGCTGACGATCGCCTGCGCGGCCGTCGCGGAGGCGAGTGAACCGGCGCGCTGCTGGCTGGACACGGCGCTCGAGACGGCGCGGCAGCGCGACGACCGGCGGCTGCGCACGGCCGTGCTGAGCCGGCGCGCGCTCACCGCCGTGCACGCCGGCCGGCCCGCCGACGCCCGGGCGGACGCGCGGGAGGCCTGCGCGACAGTTCCCGGCCCGGCGCGGGACCCGGCAGGGGACTCGCTGGGGGACCACGACTGGCTGACGGTGCTCAGCCTGACGTCCGTGGCGGTCGAGACGGGTGACACCTGGCTGGCGGAGCGGCTGCGCGACCGGCTGGCCCAGGGGCAGGGCGCCGGGCAGCCGGTGTGCGGGCTCGCCCTGCGGGTGCTGCAGATCCCGCTGACCGCGGAGCGTGAACTGCCCGCCCTCGCGGCCGATCTGCAGGACGCCGCCCGCCGCGCCGAGGCGGCGGGCTGGGGCAACCGGACCCTGTTCCCGGTCGACGTGTGGTGCGCGCCCCTGCTGCTCCGCCTCGGCGACCCGGAGGGCGCGCTCCGGCTCCTCGCCCGGGCCTGTGACCGGGCACGGCACTTCGGGGCTCCGGCCGCACTCGGCCGGACCCTGCGCATGTGGGGCACCGTGGTGCGCGGCCGCTACGCGCTGTCCCTGCTGGCCGAGTCCGTCGCCGTGCTCAGGGAGAGCTCCAACCACCTGGAGCTGGGGCGGTCGTTGACGGCGTACGGAAACCGGATGCGGGACGCCGGACGGCCGGGCTCCGACGAGATCCTCGCCGAGGCGGACCGGATCGCCGAGGCGACGGGCGGGGCGGTGCTGCGGCGCTGGATCGCCCCGCAACCGCCGTCCCCGCACAGTGCGCCGCCGTGCGGAGGCGTACCGGTGGCCGGCGGAGTGCTCAGCGAAACCGAGTGGCGGGTCGCCTCCCTGGTGGCCCTGGGCCACACCAACCAGGACACCGCCGAGGCGCTCGGAGTCACCCGGCGGGCCGTGGAGAAGAGCCTCACCAGGCTGTACCACCGGCTGGACGTGGACGGCAGGGCCGGACTGGTTCCGGCGGTGCGCCGCATGGCCGGAAAGGCGGTCTTCGGTTCGGGCGTGCTCGCTGAACGACTGTGA